A single genomic interval of Magnetospirillum sp. 15-1 harbors:
- a CDS encoding O-acetylhomoserine aminocarboxypropyltransferase: MTDRPLLVYSDALLRRILADTRTIAMVGASTNWNRPSYFVMKYLQAKGYRVIPVNPAAAGQQILGETVRASLSEITEPVDMVDVFRRADQVGPVVDEAVALGAKVLWMQLGVRNDEAAARAEAAGLQVVMDRCPKIEFGRLGGELGWSGVNTGLIRNQAPEAPRARGHKERAMPPRNQSYGFETRAIHAGAAPDPATGARITPIYQTSSYVFEDAEQAASLFNLHTFGNIYSRLTNPTVSVLEERVATLEGGRAAVAAASGHAGQFLTFFTLLEPGDEFLASRNLYGGSLTQFGLSFRKLGWTCHFVDPNDPDNFRKALTPRCKAIFVESLANPGGIIVDIEAIAAVAHEAGIPLVVDNTLATPYLCRPFEWGADIVCHSTTKFLAGHGNSLGGVVVESGRFDWAQNDKFPSMTKPEPAYHGLTFYETFGDFGFTTKARAVALRDFGPAMAPMNAFLTITGIETLPLRMERHVDNARKVAEFLEGHPKVAWVSYAGLKSSPYHALAAKYLPKGAGSVFTFGVKGGYEAGIKMVEGVRLFSHLANVGDTRSLILHPASTTHRQLSDEQRMAAGAGPDVVRLSVGLETADDIIRDLDQALCTV; this comes from the coding sequence ATGACCGACCGCCCCCTTCTCGTCTACAGCGATGCCCTGTTGCGGCGGATTCTGGCCGACACGCGGACCATCGCCATGGTGGGGGCCAGCACCAACTGGAACCGCCCCAGCTACTTCGTCATGAAGTACCTGCAGGCCAAGGGCTATCGGGTGATTCCGGTCAATCCGGCCGCCGCCGGGCAACAGATCCTGGGCGAGACGGTGCGGGCCAGCCTGTCCGAAATCACCGAGCCGGTGGATATGGTCGACGTCTTCCGCCGCGCCGATCAGGTGGGGCCGGTGGTCGATGAAGCCGTCGCCCTGGGCGCCAAGGTGCTGTGGATGCAGTTGGGAGTGCGCAACGACGAGGCCGCCGCCCGTGCCGAGGCGGCCGGGCTCCAGGTGGTGATGGACCGCTGCCCCAAGATCGAGTTCGGCCGGCTGGGCGGCGAGTTGGGGTGGAGCGGCGTCAATACCGGCCTGATCCGCAATCAGGCTCCCGAGGCGCCGCGCGCCCGCGGCCACAAGGAACGGGCCATGCCGCCGCGTAACCAGAGCTATGGCTTCGAGACCAGGGCGATCCATGCCGGCGCGGCGCCCGATCCGGCGACGGGGGCGCGCATCACCCCCATCTACCAGACCTCGTCCTATGTGTTCGAGGATGCCGAGCAGGCGGCGTCGCTGTTCAATCTGCACACCTTCGGCAACATTTATTCGCGGCTGACCAACCCCACCGTCTCGGTGCTGGAGGAGCGGGTGGCGACGCTGGAGGGGGGCCGCGCCGCCGTGGCCGCCGCCTCGGGCCATGCCGGGCAGTTCCTGACCTTCTTCACCCTGCTGGAGCCGGGCGACGAGTTCCTGGCGTCGCGCAATCTCTATGGCGGCTCGCTGACCCAGTTCGGCCTGTCGTTCCGCAAACTGGGCTGGACCTGCCATTTCGTCGACCCCAACGACCCCGATAATTTCAGGAAGGCGCTGACGCCCAGGTGCAAGGCCATCTTCGTGGAAAGCCTGGCCAATCCCGGCGGCATCATCGTGGATATCGAAGCCATCGCGGCAGTGGCGCACGAGGCCGGCATCCCGCTGGTGGTCGACAACACCCTGGCGACGCCCTATCTCTGCCGGCCGTTCGAGTGGGGGGCGGACATCGTCTGCCACTCCACCACCAAGTTCCTGGCCGGCCACGGCAACTCGCTGGGCGGCGTGGTGGTGGAATCGGGACGCTTCGACTGGGCGCAGAACGACAAGTTCCCGTCCATGACCAAGCCCGAGCCGGCCTATCACGGTCTGACCTTCTACGAGACCTTCGGCGATTTCGGCTTCACCACCAAGGCCCGCGCCGTGGCGCTTCGCGATTTCGGCCCCGCCATGGCGCCCATGAACGCCTTCCTGACCATCACCGGCATCGAGACCCTGCCGCTCAGGATGGAGCGCCACGTGGACAATGCCCGCAAGGTGGCCGAGTTCCTGGAAGGCCATCCCAAGGTGGCCTGGGTGTCTTATGCCGGGCTGAAATCCAGCCCCTACCATGCCCTGGCGGCCAAGTACCTGCCCAAGGGCGCCGGCTCGGTCTTCACCTTCGGGGTCAAGGGCGGCTACGAGGCCGGGATCAAGATGGTGGAGGGCGTGCGGCTGTTCTCCCATCTCGCCAATGTGGGCGATACCCGCTCGCTGATCCTCCATCCGGCCTCCACCACCCACCGCCAGCTCAGCGACGAGCAGCGGATGGCGGCGGGCGCCGGGCCCGATGTGGTTCGCCTGTCGGTGGGGCTGGAGACCGCCGATGATATCATTCGCGATCTGGATCAGGCTCTGTGCACGGTTTAA
- a CDS encoding efflux RND transporter periplasmic adaptor subunit produces the protein MSGKHLRQICILLAVIGLAVWGYRKYGGEVGPVGAAKAVPAIPVATTAAILEDVPISLDGLGTVTAANTVTVRTQVDGQLLQVLFREGQDVQAGAVLAQIDPRSYQAQLDQAMAKKAQNEAMLANARRDLGRYGALLKNEYATRQQVDTTQALVNQLEAAVKADQAAIENSRVLLGYTTIRSPIDGRAGFRQIDQGNVVHVNDATPMVVITQMHPINVVFTLPQDVLPDVIRAMAAAPLEVTTVSRDGRQVLDVGRLELVDNQIDQSTGTIRLKAVMPNQTGLLWPGQFVSAHLVLGVRRQAVTVPANAILRGQQGAYAYVVGADSTVEARPLTLGRGDESRVVVVAGLAAGETVVTDGQMRLKNGARIEVGASAAK, from the coding sequence ATGTCAGGGAAACATCTTCGCCAGATTTGCATTCTCCTGGCCGTCATCGGTCTGGCCGTGTGGGGTTATCGCAAATACGGTGGAGAGGTCGGCCCCGTCGGCGCGGCCAAGGCGGTGCCGGCGATACCCGTGGCGACCACCGCCGCCATCCTCGAGGACGTGCCGATCTCCCTCGACGGGCTAGGCACGGTTACCGCCGCCAACACGGTTACGGTCCGGACCCAGGTGGACGGGCAACTGCTCCAGGTGCTGTTCCGCGAAGGCCAGGACGTACAGGCGGGCGCCGTACTGGCTCAGATCGACCCGCGCTCCTATCAGGCGCAACTGGATCAGGCCATGGCCAAGAAGGCCCAGAACGAGGCGATGCTGGCCAATGCCCGGCGCGACCTCGGCCGTTACGGGGCCTTGCTGAAGAACGAATACGCCACTCGCCAGCAGGTCGACACCACCCAGGCGCTGGTCAATCAACTGGAAGCGGCGGTGAAGGCCGATCAGGCGGCCATCGAGAATTCCCGCGTGCTGCTGGGCTATACCACCATCCGTTCGCCCATCGACGGCCGGGCCGGCTTCCGCCAGATCGACCAGGGCAACGTCGTTCACGTCAACGACGCCACGCCCATGGTGGTGATCACCCAGATGCATCCGATCAACGTGGTCTTCACGCTGCCGCAAGACGTCCTGCCCGACGTGATCCGCGCCATGGCGGCCGCGCCGCTGGAGGTCACCACGGTCTCGCGCGACGGCCGGCAGGTGCTTGACGTGGGCCGGCTGGAACTGGTCGACAACCAGATCGACCAAAGTACCGGCACCATCCGGCTCAAGGCGGTGATGCCCAATCAGACGGGCCTGCTGTGGCCCGGCCAGTTCGTCAGCGCCCATCTGGTGCTGGGGGTCCGGCGTCAGGCGGTCACCGTGCCGGCGAACGCCATTCTGCGGGGGCAGCAGGGGGCCTATGCCTATGTGGTCGGCGCCGATTCCACCGTCGAGGCCCGGCCGCTGACCCTGGGGCGGGGTGATGAAAGCCGGGTGGTGGTGGTCGCCGGCCTCGCCGCGGGGGAGACCGTCGTTACCGACGGTCAGATGCGGCTGAAGAACGGCGCCAGGATCGAAGTCGGGGCGAGCGCCGCGAAATGA
- a CDS encoding multidrug efflux RND transporter permease subunit → MSVSAPFIRRPIATTLLMAALLLAGLVAFPLLPVAPLPQVDFPTIIVTTSLPGADPQTMASSVTQPLERQFSQIPGVAQLTSTSVLGSSSITLQFDLERNIDAASQDVQAAINAASGQLPKILPGPPTYRKVNPADTPILIIAVNSDTLPLITVDDYADTVLAQQISRISGVGQVSIGGEQKPAIRVQIDPGKIAALGIGLEELRGTIASVTANSPKGSLDGERRNLTIYANDQLTTAAPWGRVIVAYKNGSPVRIDDIGRAVEGPENARLAAWENGKRAVYLVVYKMPGANVIETVDRVKAALPVLQASIPPAVQVKVVIDRTTTIRASVHEVEFTLVLTIALVVMVIFLFLRNLWATIIPGITVPLALAGTAGLMYLANFSLDNLSLMALTIAVGFVVDDAIVMLENIYRHLEEGMSPMEAAFAGASEIGFTIISISVSLIAVFIPLLLMSGVVGRLLREFALTVSMAIVVSIVVSLTLTPMMCARVLHDEHTASHGRLYWLFERGFEALIGAYARGLDWVLRHQRLTMASFFATLVATGLLFAAIPKGFFPQQDTGVLFGISDAAQDISFAEMSRRQQALGAILSADPDVANWTASIGALSGQTLNNGRFFMALKPRDQRTSSAQQVIERLRRQAGQVSGAMLYLQAPQDLNVGGRLARTQYQYTLQDADLDELNNWAPRMLAKLRALPELQDVASDQQTDGATLNLVIDRDQAARFGIQPQVIDDTLYDAFGQRQVAQYFTQLNSYHVVMEVLPELQGSPDTLDKIYLRSPVTGAQVPLSAIARFDTAPVSLLAVNHQGQFPAVTLSFNLRPGVALGQAVEAIKKAEAEMAKPLTLIATFQGTAQVFQQSLASQPYLILAALISVYIILGILYESFVHPLTILSTLPSAGAGALLFLMAFGHDMSLIALIGILLLIGIVKKNGIMIVDFAIAAQRERGATPMEAIREASLKRFRPIMMTTFAAMLGGLPLMLGAGTGSELRQPLGVAMVGGLLVSQMLTLFTTPVIYLAFERLRHGSGDGRRSKPEPIKLVAE, encoded by the coding sequence ATGAGCGTTTCCGCTCCATTCATCCGCCGCCCCATCGCCACCACCTTGTTGATGGCGGCCTTGCTGCTGGCCGGTCTGGTGGCCTTTCCGCTGCTGCCGGTGGCGCCGCTGCCGCAGGTGGATTTTCCCACCATCATCGTTACCACCAGCCTGCCCGGTGCCGATCCCCAGACCATGGCGTCGTCGGTGACCCAGCCGCTGGAGCGCCAGTTCTCGCAGATTCCCGGCGTGGCCCAGTTGACGTCCACCAGCGTCCTCGGCTCGTCGTCCATCACCTTGCAATTCGACCTGGAGCGCAATATCGACGCCGCCTCCCAGGACGTCCAGGCCGCCATCAACGCCGCCAGCGGCCAGTTGCCCAAGATTCTTCCCGGCCCGCCCACCTATCGCAAGGTCAACCCGGCCGATACCCCCATCCTGATCATCGCCGTCAATTCCGACACCCTGCCGCTGATCACCGTCGACGACTACGCCGATACGGTGCTGGCCCAGCAGATCAGCCGCATATCCGGGGTGGGACAGGTCTCCATCGGCGGCGAGCAGAAGCCGGCCATCCGGGTGCAGATCGATCCCGGCAAGATCGCCGCCCTGGGGATCGGGCTGGAGGAACTGCGCGGCACCATCGCCAGCGTCACCGCCAATTCGCCCAAGGGCAGCCTGGACGGCGAGCGGCGCAACCTGACCATCTACGCCAACGACCAGTTGACCACCGCCGCACCCTGGGGGCGGGTGATCGTCGCCTACAAGAACGGCTCGCCGGTTCGCATCGACGATATCGGCCGGGCGGTCGAAGGGCCGGAGAACGCCCGTCTGGCCGCCTGGGAGAACGGCAAGCGGGCGGTCTATCTGGTGGTCTACAAAATGCCGGGGGCCAACGTCATCGAGACGGTGGACCGGGTCAAGGCGGCGCTGCCGGTGCTGCAGGCGTCGATTCCCCCGGCCGTTCAGGTCAAGGTGGTGATCGACCGCACGACGACCATCCGTGCCTCGGTTCACGAGGTGGAATTCACCCTGGTGCTGACCATCGCCCTGGTGGTGATGGTGATCTTCCTGTTCCTGCGCAATCTGTGGGCCACCATCATTCCCGGCATCACCGTGCCGCTGGCGCTGGCCGGCACGGCCGGGCTGATGTATCTGGCTAATTTCAGCCTCGACAACCTGTCGCTGATGGCGCTCACCATCGCCGTGGGCTTCGTGGTCGACGACGCCATCGTCATGCTGGAAAACATCTACCGCCATCTCGAGGAGGGGATGTCGCCCATGGAGGCGGCCTTCGCCGGCGCCTCGGAGATCGGCTTCACCATCATTTCCATCAGCGTGTCGCTGATCGCGGTGTTCATTCCGCTGCTGCTGATGTCGGGGGTGGTCGGCCGGCTGCTGCGCGAGTTCGCCCTGACCGTGTCCATGGCCATCGTGGTGTCCATCGTGGTGTCGCTGACCTTGACCCCCATGATGTGCGCGCGGGTTCTGCATGACGAGCACACCGCCAGCCATGGCCGCCTCTACTGGCTGTTCGAGCGCGGCTTTGAGGCCCTGATCGGCGCCTATGCCAGGGGGCTGGACTGGGTTCTGCGCCACCAGCGTCTGACCATGGCCAGCTTCTTCGCCACCCTGGTGGCCACCGGCCTGCTGTTCGCGGCCATCCCCAAGGGCTTCTTTCCGCAGCAGGATACCGGGGTGCTGTTCGGCATCTCCGACGCGGCCCAGGATATTTCGTTCGCCGAGATGTCCCGGCGCCAGCAGGCGCTGGGCGCCATTCTGTCGGCCGATCCCGACGTGGCCAACTGGACCGCCAGCATCGGCGCCCTGAGCGGCCAGACCCTGAACAACGGCCGCTTCTTCATGGCGCTGAAGCCGCGCGACCAGCGCACGTCCTCGGCCCAGCAGGTGATCGAGCGCCTGCGCCGCCAGGCGGGCCAGGTCAGCGGCGCCATGCTGTATCTGCAGGCGCCGCAGGACCTCAACGTCGGCGGGCGTCTGGCCCGTACCCAGTACCAGTACACCCTGCAAGATGCCGACCTGGACGAGTTGAACAACTGGGCGCCGCGAATGCTGGCCAAGCTGAGGGCCTTGCCCGAGCTTCAGGACGTGGCCTCGGACCAGCAGACCGACGGCGCCACCCTCAATCTGGTCATCGACCGCGATCAGGCCGCCCGTTTCGGCATCCAACCCCAGGTGATCGACGACACCCTCTACGACGCCTTCGGCCAACGTCAGGTGGCGCAGTACTTCACCCAGCTGAACAGCTATCACGTGGTGATGGAGGTGCTGCCCGAACTGCAGGGCTCGCCCGATACCCTGGACAAGATCTACCTGCGCTCGCCGGTGACCGGCGCGCAGGTGCCGCTGTCGGCCATCGCCCGGTTCGACACCGCCCCGGTCAGCCTGTTGGCGGTCAACCACCAGGGCCAGTTCCCGGCGGTGACCCTGTCGTTCAATCTGCGGCCCGGAGTGGCGCTGGGACAGGCGGTCGAGGCCATCAAGAAGGCCGAGGCGGAGATGGCCAAGCCGCTCACCCTGATCGCCACCTTCCAGGGGACCGCCCAGGTCTTTCAGCAATCCCTGGCGTCACAGCCCTATCTGATCCTCGCGGCGCTGATCTCGGTCTACATCATTCTCGGCATTCTCTACGAAAGCTTCGTCCACCCGCTGACCATCCTGTCGACCCTGCCGTCGGCGGGGGCGGGGGCGCTGCTGTTCCTGATGGCCTTTGGTCACGACATGTCGCTGATCGCCCTGATCGGCATTCTCCTGCTGATCGGTATCGTCAAGAAGAACGGCATCATGATCGTCGACTTCGCCATCGCCGCCCAGCGTGAGCGCGGCGCGACGCCAATGGAGGCCATTCGCGAGGCCTCGCTCAAGCGCTTCCGGCCGATCATGATGACCACCTTCGCCGCCATGCTGGGTGGATTGCCGCTGATGCTCGGGGCGGGAACCGGCTCGGAGCTTCGCCAGCCCCTGGGTGTGGCCATGGTCGGAGGATTGCTGGTCAGCCAGATGCTGACGCTGTTCACCACGCCGGTCATCTATCTGGCGTTCGAGCGGCTGCGCCATGGCAGCGGCGATGGCCGGCGAAGCAAGCCGGAGCCGATCAAGCTGGTCGCCGAATAG
- a CDS encoding family 2A encapsulin nanocompartment cargo protein cysteine desulfurase has protein sequence MTQPLSLDLPSSPTPAAPPAGDWDEPATGSAGAPDARLIAQMANALFNTQPGHSQPSIGVAPPSLPPVEAPAEVDFGNVANLLGGIVRLVPPEHGVEPAPPPLPPDPSLPASPLLAIELRPELIPDLRGTGAHGGAFDAHTVRRDFPILNQQVHGKPLIWLDNAATTQKPRQVIERLKRYYEFENSNIHRAAHTLAARSTDAYEAAREKTRRFLNAGSTEEIVFVRGATEGINLIAKAWGERNVREGDEIVVTWLEHHANIVPWQQLAARVGAKLRVAPVDDSGQIILEEYEKLLNPRTRLVSLTQVSNALGTITPAAEMTAMAHRHGATVLVDGAQAVSHMAVDVQALGCDFYVFSGHKVFAPTGIGAVYGRKAVLDQMPPWQGGGNMIADVTFEKTVFQPAPARFEAGTGNIADAVGLGAAIDYVEAIGLHIIDAWEHQLLDYGTQGLLTIPGLRLIGTAREKAGVLSFVIDGCRTEDIGKALNSEGIAVRSGHHCAQPILRRFGVEATVRPSLAFYNTFEDLDALVNALRRFQSGHGGRGA, from the coding sequence ATGACCCAGCCGCTCTCCCTCGATCTGCCGTCTTCTCCCACCCCGGCGGCGCCGCCCGCCGGGGACTGGGACGAGCCGGCGACAGGCTCCGCCGGCGCGCCCGACGCCCGGCTGATCGCCCAGATGGCCAACGCCCTCTTCAACACCCAGCCCGGCCACTCGCAGCCCTCCATCGGCGTGGCGCCGCCTTCGCTACCGCCGGTCGAGGCGCCGGCCGAAGTGGATTTTGGCAACGTCGCCAACCTGCTGGGCGGCATCGTCCGGCTGGTGCCGCCGGAGCACGGGGTGGAACCGGCTCCGCCGCCCTTGCCCCCCGATCCTTCATTGCCGGCTTCACCTCTCCTGGCCATCGAACTGCGCCCGGAGCTGATCCCCGATCTCAGGGGCACCGGCGCCCATGGCGGCGCCTTCGACGCTCACACGGTCAGGCGCGATTTTCCCATCTTGAACCAGCAGGTGCACGGCAAGCCGCTGATCTGGCTCGACAACGCCGCCACCACCCAGAAACCCCGCCAGGTGATCGAGCGCCTGAAACGCTATTACGAGTTCGAGAATTCCAACATCCACCGCGCCGCCCATACCCTGGCGGCCCGCTCCACCGACGCCTACGAGGCGGCCCGCGAAAAGACCCGGCGCTTTCTCAATGCCGGCTCCACCGAGGAGATCGTCTTCGTCCGGGGCGCCACCGAAGGCATCAATCTGATCGCCAAGGCCTGGGGCGAGCGCAACGTCAGGGAAGGTGACGAGATCGTCGTCACCTGGCTGGAGCACCACGCCAATATCGTTCCCTGGCAACAACTGGCCGCCAGGGTGGGGGCCAAACTGCGCGTCGCCCCGGTGGACGATTCGGGCCAGATCATCCTGGAGGAATACGAGAAGCTCTTGAACCCCAGGACCCGGCTGGTGTCGCTGACCCAGGTGTCCAACGCGCTCGGCACCATTACGCCGGCCGCCGAGATGACCGCCATGGCCCATCGCCATGGCGCCACCGTGCTGGTGGATGGCGCTCAGGCGGTGTCGCACATGGCCGTCGACGTCCAGGCGCTGGGCTGCGACTTCTATGTCTTTTCCGGCCACAAGGTGTTCGCCCCCACCGGCATCGGCGCCGTGTATGGCAGAAAAGCCGTGCTGGACCAGATGCCGCCCTGGCAGGGCGGCGGCAACATGATCGCCGACGTCACCTTCGAAAAGACGGTATTCCAGCCCGCCCCGGCCCGTTTCGAGGCTGGAACCGGCAACATCGCCGACGCGGTGGGGCTGGGAGCGGCCATCGATTACGTGGAAGCCATCGGCCTGCACATCATCGACGCCTGGGAGCACCAATTGCTGGATTACGGCACCCAGGGGCTGCTGACCATTCCCGGCCTGCGCCTGATCGGCACCGCCAGGGAAAAGGCCGGGGTACTGTCCTTCGTCATCGACGGCTGCCGCACCGAGGATATCGGCAAGGCCCTGAATTCCGAAGGAATCGCCGTACGCTCGGGCCACCATTGCGCCCAGCCCATCCTGCGCCGCTTCGGCGTGGAGGCGACGGTGCGGCCGTCACTGGCCTTCTACAACACCTTCGAGGATCTGGACGCCCTGGTGAACGCCCTGCGGCGCTTCCAGTCGGGACATGGAGGGCGGGGAGCCTGA
- a CDS encoding family 2A encapsulin nanocompartment shell protein, translating to MSEDIEVRRTLNEQAARQLANATKTRAQWSGITPRWLVSFLPWTPVEAGIYRLNRVKESGAEASADVKCSPRNDADLPESFVPYEENPREYSLNAVTTVLDVQTRVSDLYSHPIDQIQEQLRLLIEKVKEKQEYELINNAEYGLLTNTAKSQRIKTRKGAPTPDDLDELISKVWKEPSFFLAHPKAIAAFGRECTKRGVPPPTVSLFGTNFLTWRGLPLVPSDKLTITAEGKKNGKTNILLVRTGEKRQGVVGLFQPGVPGEVAPSLSVRFMGINRKAIASYLISLYCSAAVLTEDALAVLEDVEVDHYFDYDKKFA from the coding sequence ATGTCCGAGGATATCGAGGTGCGCCGCACCCTGAACGAGCAGGCGGCCCGCCAGCTTGCCAACGCCACCAAGACCCGCGCCCAGTGGTCGGGCATCACCCCCAGATGGCTGGTGTCGTTCCTGCCCTGGACGCCGGTCGAGGCCGGCATCTACCGCCTGAACCGGGTCAAGGAAAGCGGCGCCGAGGCCTCCGCCGACGTCAAGTGCAGCCCGCGCAACGACGCCGACCTGCCCGAAAGCTTCGTTCCCTACGAAGAAAACCCGCGCGAGTACTCGCTGAACGCGGTAACCACCGTGCTGGATGTCCAGACCCGCGTCTCGGACCTCTATTCCCACCCCATCGATCAGATTCAGGAGCAGTTGCGCCTGTTGATCGAGAAGGTGAAGGAGAAGCAGGAATACGAACTGATCAACAACGCCGAATACGGCCTGCTGACCAACACCGCCAAGAGCCAGCGCATCAAGACCCGCAAGGGCGCCCCCACCCCCGACGATCTCGACGAATTGATCAGCAAGGTGTGGAAGGAGCCGTCCTTCTTCCTGGCCCACCCCAAGGCCATCGCGGCGTTCGGGCGCGAATGCACCAAGCGCGGCGTGCCGCCGCCCACCGTCAGCCTTTTCGGCACCAATTTCCTCACCTGGCGCGGCCTGCCTTTGGTGCCCAGCGACAAGCTGACCATCACCGCCGAGGGCAAGAAAAACGGCAAGACCAACATCCTGCTGGTCCGCACCGGCGAGAAAAGGCAGGGCGTGGTCGGCCTGTTCCAGCCGGGTGTTCCCGGCGAGGTGGCGCCGTCCTTGTCGGTGCGCTTCATGGGCATCAACCGCAAGGCCATCGCGTCGTACCTGATCTCGCTCTATTGCTCGGCCGCCGTGCTCACCGAGGACGCGCTGGCGGTGCTCGAAGACGTCGAGGTCGACCACTACTTCGATTACGACAAGAAGTTCGCATGA
- a CDS encoding DUF2325 domain-containing protein has translation MSTPATDAIDLSGRLILYVGGRHQHVAHLRRMVEERGGGFVHHDGGVEQSMTKLANQLERADAVLFPVGCVSHQAQSKVKGLCRRFQKPFRPLRSTGIAAVLQALESVAAH, from the coding sequence ATGAGCACTCCAGCCACCGATGCCATCGATCTTTCCGGCCGCCTGATCCTCTACGTGGGCGGCCGCCACCAGCACGTGGCCCATCTGCGCCGCATGGTCGAGGAGCGCGGCGGCGGCTTCGTCCACCACGACGGCGGTGTCGAGCAAAGCATGACCAAGCTGGCCAACCAGCTGGAACGGGCCGACGCCGTGCTGTTCCCGGTGGGCTGCGTCAGCCATCAGGCGCAGAGCAAGGTCAAAGGCCTGTGCCGCCGTTTCCAAAAGCCGTTCCGGCCGCTCCGCAGCACCGGCATCGCCGCCGTGCTGCAGGCGCTGGAATCGGTCGCCGCCCACTGA
- the cysE gene encoding serine O-acetyltransferase produces the protein MARPPHGHLALIARQESDLGRFADTVWAELRKEAEEALARAPMLRRLFIDCILEQPSFEAAVFFRISQRLKNEVVTLPLLTETFARAALADPGLGLALRADIAAVLDRDPATRRFIEPFLYFKGFHAVQTHRLAHWLWGNGERDVALYLQSRSSDVFQTDIHPAARFGKGIFLDHATGLVVGETAVIDDDVSLLQNVTLGGTGKESGDRHPKVRQGAIIGAGAKILGNIEIGAYSRIAAGSVVLRAVEPHSTVAGIPARTIRTTNDPEALRTKEEILKALSYESFDYSI, from the coding sequence ATGGCGCGACCTCCCCACGGCCATCTGGCCTTGATTGCCCGGCAAGAAAGCGATCTGGGCCGTTTTGCCGACACCGTCTGGGCGGAATTGCGCAAGGAAGCGGAAGAGGCCCTGGCCCGCGCCCCCATGCTGCGGCGGCTGTTCATCGATTGCATCCTGGAGCAGCCCTCGTTCGAGGCGGCGGTGTTCTTCCGCATCTCGCAACGTCTGAAGAACGAGGTGGTGACGCTGCCCCTGCTGACCGAGACCTTCGCCCGCGCCGCCCTGGCCGATCCCGGCCTTGGCCTGGCGCTCAGGGCCGACATCGCCGCCGTGCTGGACCGCGACCCGGCCACCCGGCGGTTTATCGAGCCGTTCCTCTACTTCAAGGGCTTCCACGCGGTACAAACCCACCGCCTCGCCCACTGGCTATGGGGCAATGGCGAGCGCGACGTCGCGCTGTATCTGCAAAGCCGCTCGTCCGACGTCTTCCAGACCGACATCCATCCGGCGGCCCGCTTCGGCAAGGGCATCTTCCTCGATCACGCCACCGGACTGGTGGTGGGCGAGACGGCGGTGATCGACGACGACGTATCGCTGTTGCAGAACGTCACTCTGGGCGGCACCGGCAAGGAAAGCGGCGACCGTCACCCCAAGGTCCGCCAGGGCGCCATCATCGGCGCCGGAGCCAAGATCCTCGGCAATATCGAGATCGGCGCCTACTCCCGCATCGCCGCCGGCTCGGTGGTGCTGCGGGCCGTCGAACCCCACTCCACCGTGGCCGGCATCCCGGCCCGCACCATCCGCACCACCAACGACCCCGAGGCCCTGCGCACCAAGGAGGAGATCCTGAAGGCGCTGTCCTACGAGTCGTTCGACTATTCCATCTGA
- a CDS encoding EAL domain-containing protein, protein MTFVRHKDGSGIKVEQLVAHFEGKGGGSSLLKRCVHFEDCGAVGRHGELRLRSAFQPLFLAATMAAVAHEALLRVHDVKMRAVSPEQAFKIPKTPEQIVHFDRLCRTIHAINFVTQAQPDAVLYLNVDGRHLLNVHNGTHGSFFETLLGYCGLRPTQVVLEILESRIGDLDRLVEAIAAYQRRGFRVAIDDFGCRHSNFDRLWRLSPDIVKLDRSLIVQSTVNPRARQILPKLVDIIHDLGARVVCEGIETVGQHALAVNSGVDMLQGYLYAKPAPHLQYRPQSQMAAS, encoded by the coding sequence ATGACCTTCGTGCGGCACAAGGATGGCTCTGGCATCAAGGTCGAGCAATTGGTCGCTCACTTCGAGGGGAAGGGCGGCGGCTCGTCGCTTCTGAAGCGGTGCGTCCATTTCGAGGATTGCGGCGCGGTGGGGCGTCATGGCGAACTGCGGCTGCGGTCGGCCTTCCAGCCGCTGTTTCTCGCCGCGACCATGGCGGCGGTGGCGCACGAGGCCTTGTTGCGGGTGCACGATGTCAAGATGCGGGCCGTTTCCCCCGAACAGGCCTTCAAGATCCCGAAGACGCCGGAGCAGATCGTCCATTTCGACCGCCTGTGCCGGACCATCCACGCCATCAATTTCGTGACCCAGGCCCAGCCCGACGCCGTCCTGTATCTGAACGTCGACGGCCGCCATCTCCTGAACGTTCACAACGGCACTCATGGCAGTTTCTTCGAGACCCTGCTGGGCTATTGCGGCCTGCGGCCGACTCAGGTGGTGCTGGAGATTCTGGAATCGCGCATCGGCGATCTGGACCGTCTGGTCGAGGCCATTGCCGCCTATCAGCGGCGTGGCTTCCGCGTCGCCATCGACGATTTCGGCTGCCGGCACTCCAATTTCGACCGGCTGTGGCGCCTGTCACCCGACATCGTCAAGCTGGACCGCAGCCTGATCGTCCAGTCCACCGTCAACCCACGGGCCCGGCAGATCCTGCCCAAGCTGGTGGATATCATCCACGATCTGGGGGCGCGGGTGGTGTGCGAGGGGATCGAAACCGTCGGACAGCATGCGCTGGCCGTGAATTCCGGTGTGGATATGCTGCAAGGTTATCTCTACGCCAAGCCGGCCCCTCACCTGCAATACCGCCCCCAATCCCAGATGGCGGCGTCATGA